The proteins below are encoded in one region of Rhododendron vialii isolate Sample 1 chromosome 7a, ASM3025357v1:
- the LOC131334864 gene encoding putative RING-H2 finger protein ATL21A, producing MDIFNFLQSLFLLLLLLLLFPLISAVNSTPSNCPTSICFNSNFTIRFPFQAVPGASPNCVYPGFNLSCDSQGNTVIRFPYSGEFFVRSIDYRAQEIQLYDPSNCLPRRLLDFNLSGTPFRVAYHINYTFMLCPTAFTQSRFTAVPCLSDSTNTTLATSSNTLVEFLAPKHCKVLVTMPIPVSSPTQSDSGFTSGLNGDLQLYWDVPNCEDCEAQGVMCGFENNTSQQVMCFDSPAGTGNYAPLLTFISLLTDTADHLRLLKMISLTVAIPTIVCAFCTACICLIHGRQSHGMARQQNFDPTVTLQPSDTSISGLDQSSIESYTKVVLGESRRLPMGPNDGTCPICLSDYRAEEVVRCIPECQHCFHAGCIDAWLRLNNSCPVCRNSPSLAHGVLQPV from the exons ATGGACATCTTCAACTTCCTCcaatctctctttctcctcctcctcctcctcctccttttcccTCTCATTTCTGCAGTGAATAGTACTCCCAGTAACTGTCCAACTTCCATTTGTTTCAACAGCAACTTCACCATTCGATTCCCTTTCCAAGCAGTCCCCGGAGCCTCGCCAAACTGCGTCTATCCCGGCTTTAATCTAAGCTGCGACAGCCAAGGCAATACGGTTATAAGATTTCCTTATTCCGGAGAATTCTTCGTTCGCAGTATCGACTACCGAGCACAAGAAATCCAGCTCTATGACCCATCCAATTGCCTTCCAAGGCGGCTTCTGGACTTTAACCTTTCTGGGACTCCTTTCCGGGTCGCTTATCATATCAACTACACGTTCATGCTATGTCCAACGGCTTTCACTCAGTCTAGATTTACCGCTGTTCCTTGTTTGAGTGATTCAACAAACACGACCTTGGCAACTTCTTCGAATACTCTGGTGGAATTTTTGGCGCCAAAGCACTGCAAAGTACTTGTTACAATGCCGATACCGGTTTCTTCGCCAACGCAATCTGACTCTGGATTTACGTCTGGGCTTAACGGTGATCTTCAGCTGTATTGGGATGTACCCAACTGTGAAGATTGTGAAGCGCAGGGGGTTATGTGTGGATTTGAGAATAATACAAGTCAACAAGTAATGTGCTTTGATAGTCCTGCAGGAACAGGTAATTACGCCCCTCTGTTGACTTTCATTTCTCTT TTGACAGACACGGCTGACCATCTCCGATTGCTCAAGATGATCTCCCTCACCGTAGCCATTCCAACCATTGTATGCGCATTCTGTACAGCATGCATATGCTTAATCCATGGAAGGCAGAGCCACGGCATGGCCAGGCAGCAAAACTTTGATCCGACGGTAACACTGCAGCCATCCGACACTTCAATTTCCGGCTTAGACCAATCCAGCATTGAATCATACACCAAAGTAGTTCTCGGTGAAAGCCGGCGTCTCCCCATGGGGCCTAATGATGGAACTTGCCCGATATGCTTGTCAGATTATCGCGCGGAAGAGGTTGTCAGATGTATACCGGAGTGCCAGCATTGCTTTCACGCTGGTTGCATCGATGCGTGGCTTAGATTGAACAATTCATGCCCAGTTTGCAGGAATTCCCCATCTCTTGCTCATGGTGTTCTGCAACCAGTTTGA
- the LOC131334567 gene encoding uncharacterized protein LOC131334567 translates to MEETYQIYVKLLDGKHRALNFPSPSIPLLSVKNQIRQLTGVPISQQRLLTGTKQLDEDSSSLLLHPSDGGPHPTLHLLLRLRGGKGGFGSLLRGAATKAGQKKTNNFDACRDMSGRRLRHVNAEKKLEEWKAEAEERRLEKVADEFIKKKAKAAGKKAGVVGEAEKYVEKYREESARCMEAVEKAVREAVGNSKRKVAAVGVGGSDAKRFKIWMGKRTVGGSGSDDSDEDDSDDIEEDEDEKSVILDGDNHLGSSKEAEGSLDSVTGRKLDEEPSVGGSSESGSEGEDSAVRSSFFVDNSDAVMAGCESNGASKPILETQGEVMVANVDTSFTEEAAVSGTEAFKAEKQESDGPESGNLEDTVGLKNSSSEDGGALECGTTDAEVGLKLVSERAVHEESVVMSTDVSDVVKPLNYDEFNSAAELEALGMERLKSELQSRGLKCGGTLQERAARLFLLKTTPLEMLPKKLLAKK, encoded by the exons ATGGAGGAGACGTACCAAATCTACGTCAAACTCCTAGACGGCAAACACCGAGCCCTAAATTTCCCATCCCCATCGATCCCACTTCTCTCCGTCAAGAACCAAATCCGCCAGCTCACTGGCGTTCCGATTTCCCAACAGCGACTACTAACCGGCACTAAACAACTCGACGAAGACTCCTCgtccctcctcctccacccctcCGACGGCGGGCCCCATCCGAcgctccacctcctcctccgcctccgcGGTGGCAAGGGCGGGTTCGGCTCCCTCCTCCGCGGCGCCGCCACCAAGGCCGGCCAGAAGAAGACCAACAACTTCGACGCGTGCCGCGACATGAGCGGGCGGCGGCTTAGGCACGTGAACGCGGAGAAGAAGCTGGAAGAGTGGAAGGCCGAGGCGGAGGAGAGGAGGTTGGAGAAGGTCGCGGACGAGTTTATCAAGAAGAAGGCGAAGGCGGCGGGGAAGAAGGCGGGAGTGGTCGGGGAAGCGGAGAAGTACGTGGAGAAGTATAGGGAGGAGTCGGCGAGGTGTATGGAGGCGGTTGAGAAGGCGGTGAGGGAAGCGGTTGGGAATTCGAAGAGGAAGGTTGCGGCGGTTGGAGTGGGGGGTTCCGATGCCAAGAGGTTTAAGATATG GATGGGGAAGAGAACAGTTGGTGGCAGTGGTAGTGATGATTCAGATGAGGATGACAGTGATGACATTGAAGAGGATGAGGATGAGAAATCTGTTATTTTAGATGGTGATAACCATTTGGGCTCAAGTAAGGAAGCTGAGGGTAGTCTGGACTCTGTTACTGGCCGGAAACTGGATGAAGAACCTTCTGTTGGAGGTTCTTCTGAGAGTGGTTCTGAGGGAGAGGATTCTGCGGTAAGGAGTTCATTTTTTGTTGACAATTCTGATGCAGTCATGGCTGGCTGTGAAAGCAATGGTGCTAGCAAACCAATTTTAGAGACTCAGGGAGAAGTGATGGTGGCGAATGTAGATACATCTTTCACAGAGGAGGCAGCTGTGTCTGGGACTGAAGCCTTTAAGGCTGAGAAGCAAGAATCCGATGGACCCGAGTCTGGTAATCTGGAGGACACAGTTGGTCTGAAAAATTCTAGCTCTGAAGATGGGGGAGCTTTGGAATGTGGAACAACTGATGCAGAGGTTGGTCTAAAATTAGTATCTGAAAGAGCCGTTCATGAAGAAAGTGTGGTGATGAGCACAGATGTCTCAGATGTTGTGAAGCCACTAAATTACGATGAGTTTAATTCGGCAGCCGAGTTGGAG GCTCTTGGCATGGAGAGGTTGAAATCTGAGCTGCAATCACGCGGGCTGAAATGCGGGGGTACATTGCAAGAGCGTGCTGCCAGGCTTTTCCTGCTCAAAACCACACCTTTGGAGATGCTTCCAAAGAAGCTGCTTGCCAAGAAATGA